One stretch of Hydrogenovibrio kuenenii DSM 12350 DNA includes these proteins:
- a CDS encoding YaiI/YqxD family protein translates to MLTTNSILKFDMKKIWVDADACPVVIKEILFKAAQRTETQTTLVANHAMRLPPSQWVDFRQVTQGFDVADNWIVQECQPGDLVVTQDIPLASEVIAKGALALNPRGQLYTESNIKARLNMRDFMETLRSSGIQTGGPDTFNQKDRQAFANQLDKWLAKNK, encoded by the coding sequence ATGTTAACTACAAACTCAATATTAAAATTTGATATGAAAAAAATCTGGGTAGATGCCGACGCTTGTCCGGTTGTGATAAAAGAAATTTTATTTAAGGCAGCACAACGCACAGAAACACAAACAACGCTGGTCGCTAATCATGCTATGCGTCTTCCGCCTTCACAGTGGGTGGACTTTCGACAAGTCACTCAAGGGTTTGATGTCGCGGATAACTGGATAGTGCAAGAGTGCCAGCCAGGTGATTTAGTTGTCACACAGGATATTCCGCTTGCTTCGGAAGTCATTGCTAAAGGCGCTTTAGCCCTTAATCCGCGTGGCCAACTTTACACAGAAAGTAATATTAAAGCACGCCTCAATATGCGCGACTTTATGGAAACCTTGCGTTCAAGTGGTATTCAAACCGGTGGGCCGGATACTTTTAACCAGAAAGACCGCCAAGCGTTTGCTAACCAGCTTGATAAATGGCTAGCAAAGAATAAATAG
- the parA gene encoding ParA family partition ATPase, with protein MPARIFSIANQKGGTGKTTLSMNFAAGLAKRGRALVIDADPQGSAGQWCGLAPEDRLFPVSVIRVGGNLSTEVKRFSLDYDFIVIDCPPTLETGVMQLAMKASDVILIPVLPSPVDLWASIRLVEAIEQSKMQNRKLKPYIVVNQLEPRSALSSAMKEALAEFDIPALQAGIRRRAIYRNAAVDGASVYCVGKRGEAAAQEIDEVIEEVL; from the coding sequence ATGCCCGCACGTATTTTTTCAATCGCCAACCAGAAGGGCGGAACTGGCAAAACCACCTTAAGTATGAATTTTGCCGCAGGCTTAGCCAAACGAGGGCGAGCACTGGTTATCGATGCCGATCCTCAAGGCTCAGCGGGGCAATGGTGTGGTTTGGCACCAGAAGACAGATTGTTTCCAGTATCGGTTATTCGAGTGGGCGGGAATTTATCAACGGAAGTAAAACGTTTTAGTCTGGATTACGATTTTATTGTGATCGATTGCCCGCCGACTTTGGAAACAGGCGTGATGCAATTGGCAATGAAAGCGTCAGATGTCATTTTGATTCCGGTATTACCATCGCCTGTCGACCTATGGGCCAGTATTCGCTTGGTTGAAGCAATTGAACAGTCAAAGATGCAAAACCGAAAGTTGAAACCTTATATTGTGGTCAATCAACTCGAACCTAGAAGTGCATTATCGAGTGCGATGAAAGAAGCTTTGGCAGAATTTGATATTCCAGCATTGCAGGCAGGGATTCGACGTCGTGCAATCTACCGTAATGCTGCTGTAGATGGAGCAAGTGTTTATTGTGTTGGAAAGCGTGGCGAAGCCGCAGCGCAAGAAATTGATGAAGTAATTGAGGAGGTGCTATGA
- a CDS encoding ABC-F family ATPase: MLSTANITMQFGEKPLFEDISVKFGDGNRYGLIGANGCGKSTLMKILGGDLDPTAGTVSLDPNERLGKLKQDQFAYETFSVVDTVIMGQTELWEVKRERDRIYSLPEMSEEDGMKVADLEVQFAEMDGYTAESRAGELLLGVGIPVEQHFGPMSEVAPGWKLRVLLAQALFADPDILLLDEPTNNLDIDTIRWLEKVLNERKSTMIIISHDRHFLNSVCTHMADLDYGELRVYPGNYDEYMVAATQARDRLLSDNAKKQAQINELKTFVSRFSANASKAKQATSRAKLIDKIQLEDVKPSSRVNPFIRFEQDKKLFRLALEIEKLSKTYHDEDGDNEVIKDFSMMLEVEERLAVIGGNGIGKTTFLKCLVGDTELTSGTVKWSDNVKIGYYAQDHASDFEEDMSLIDWMSQWKQEGDDEQAIRGVLGRLLFSQKDIDKSVKVLSGGEQGRMLFGKLMLQKPNVLIMDEPTNHLDMESIESLNIALEEYPGTVIFVSHDREFVSSIATRILVMSENGIQDYRGNYESYVETLDS, translated from the coding sequence TTGTTATCGACCGCAAACATCACTATGCAGTTTGGTGAAAAACCACTTTTTGAAGACATTTCAGTCAAGTTTGGCGATGGTAATCGCTATGGTTTGATTGGAGCGAATGGTTGCGGGAAATCGACCTTAATGAAAATATTGGGTGGCGATTTAGATCCAACCGCGGGTACGGTAAGCCTTGATCCGAATGAACGTTTAGGTAAGTTGAAACAAGATCAGTTCGCTTATGAAACATTCAGCGTGGTAGACACGGTGATTATGGGACAAACTGAACTGTGGGAAGTGAAGCGAGAGCGTGATCGTATTTACAGCTTGCCAGAAATGTCTGAAGAAGATGGTATGAAGGTCGCTGACCTTGAGGTTCAATTTGCTGAAATGGATGGTTATACTGCGGAATCTCGTGCCGGTGAATTATTGCTAGGCGTGGGGATTCCTGTTGAGCAACACTTTGGCCCTATGAGTGAAGTAGCACCAGGTTGGAAGCTACGTGTATTGCTAGCACAGGCATTGTTTGCTGACCCAGATATCTTGTTGTTAGACGAGCCAACGAACAACTTGGATATTGATACCATTCGTTGGCTAGAAAAGGTGTTGAATGAGCGTAAAAGCACCATGATTATTATTTCTCATGATAGACACTTTTTAAACAGTGTTTGTACACACATGGCGGATCTGGATTATGGCGAGCTGCGTGTTTACCCAGGTAACTATGATGAGTATATGGTGGCTGCGACTCAAGCTCGTGATCGTTTATTGTCTGATAATGCTAAAAAACAAGCTCAAATCAACGAACTTAAAACATTCGTTAGTCGCTTTTCTGCCAACGCTTCCAAAGCCAAACAGGCAACTTCTCGCGCTAAGCTGATTGATAAAATCCAACTGGAAGACGTTAAGCCTTCTAGCCGTGTGAATCCGTTTATTCGTTTTGAACAGGATAAAAAGCTGTTCCGCCTAGCGCTGGAAATTGAAAAACTCAGCAAGACCTATCATGACGAAGACGGTGATAACGAAGTGATTAAAGACTTCAGCATGATGCTTGAAGTTGAAGAGCGCCTTGCGGTTATCGGGGGCAACGGTATAGGGAAAACCACTTTCCTTAAATGTTTGGTTGGCGATACCGAATTAACGTCAGGTACAGTGAAATGGTCAGACAATGTTAAAATCGGTTATTACGCACAGGATCACGCATCAGACTTTGAAGAAGATATGAGCCTGATTGATTGGATGAGTCAATGGAAACAAGAAGGTGATGATGAACAAGCCATTCGCGGTGTTTTAGGTCGCTTGTTGTTCTCACAAAAAGATATTGATAAGTCTGTCAAAGTGCTTTCTGGTGGAGAGCAGGGCAGAATGCTGTTTGGTAAGCTAATGCTGCAAAAACCTAATGTACTGATTATGGATGAACCAACCAATCACTTGGATATGGAATCCATTGAATCGTTGAATATTGCGCTTGAAGAGTATCCAGGTACGGTGATCTTTGTCTCGCATGACCGTGAGTTTGTATCTTCTATTGCCACTCGTATTTTGGTGATGTCTGAAAACGGCATTCAAGATTACCGTGGTAACTATGAGTCTTATGTTGAAACGCTTGATTCTTGA
- a CDS encoding rhodanese-like domain-containing protein: MKGLMDYIEEAKQVINEVSQEEGRALVENGIKVIDVREPGEYLSGAIEGALNVPRGVLEPAADMDYAGANPALRDHRDDAWLVVCKSGGRAALATKIMNEMGFTNVTNLVGGMDGWQEAGYPMTIPSDENMTVVLKEPCRID; encoded by the coding sequence TTGAAAGGTTTGATGGACTATATTGAAGAAGCCAAGCAAGTGATTAATGAAGTGTCTCAAGAAGAAGGACGTGCTTTGGTTGAAAATGGCATTAAAGTGATTGATGTTCGTGAGCCGGGAGAATATCTTTCTGGGGCGATAGAAGGCGCTCTCAATGTACCAAGAGGTGTATTGGAACCCGCGGCAGATATGGATTATGCAGGTGCTAACCCTGCATTACGTGACCACAGAGATGATGCTTGGTTAGTCGTTTGTAAATCTGGTGGGCGCGCGGCACTTGCAACTAAGATTATGAACGAAATGGGCTTTACTAATGTCACCAATTTGGTAGGTGGTATGGATGGTTGGCAAGAAGCTGGTTACCCTATGACGATTCCGTCGGATGAAAATATGACTGTTGTGCTAAAAGAGCCTTGTCGCATTGATTAA
- a CDS encoding DUF938 domain-containing protein: MLRHETTKPFAQSSEENKHVILQAIQSFLNDRSSVLEIGSGTGQHAVHFAEQMPHLSWQTSDLIESHNGIKQWISDANLNNVLPPLLLNVSENNWPTTSYDAIYSANSFHIMAKQNVQDFFSNVNNVLNQNGVVMIYGPFNYNGQYTSESNARFDGWLKQRNPASCIKDFEWCNQLAEMAGLTLLEDIEMPQNNRILVWTK; this comes from the coding sequence ATGTTAAGACATGAAACAACAAAACCTTTTGCTCAGTCTAGCGAAGAAAATAAACACGTCATCCTTCAAGCGATTCAAAGCTTTTTAAACGATCGATCATCGGTTTTGGAAATAGGAAGTGGCACAGGACAGCATGCGGTTCACTTTGCCGAACAAATGCCGCACCTAAGCTGGCAAACATCAGATTTAATTGAGTCACACAATGGCATCAAACAATGGATTAGCGACGCAAACTTGAACAACGTGCTGCCACCTCTGCTCTTGAATGTCTCAGAAAATAACTGGCCAACCACAAGTTATGACGCTATATACAGTGCCAACAGCTTTCACATCATGGCAAAACAAAACGTACAAGACTTTTTTAGTAACGTGAATAATGTCCTTAACCAAAACGGCGTTGTGATGATTTACGGGCCATTTAATTACAATGGTCAATATACTAGTGAGAGCAATGCTCGATTTGACGGTTGGTTAAAACAACGCAACCCGGCAAGTTGTATTAAAGACTTTGAATGGTGCAACCAACTGGCAGAAATGGCTGGTCTAACCTTGTTAGAAGATATTGAAATGCCACAAAACAACCGAATTTTAGTTTGGACGAAATAG
- a CDS encoding FKBP-type peptidyl-prolyl cis-trans isomerase, whose amino-acid sequence MSHTTVPDIVSYGLGRQFGDQIASDPFDDLNPEAMAQGLMDALKGVESPIDPVTIAKAFQQINEEMQAKQAERAKEAAAEGEAFLAENAKKDNVVVLESGLQYEIIEEGNGDKPSAESVVSTHYHGTLIDGTVFDSSVERGQPAEFPVNRVIAGWTEALQLMPTGSKWRLYIPYHLAYGEQGAGGMIGPYQALVFDVELLDIVG is encoded by the coding sequence ATGTCTCATACTACTGTTCCTGATATTGTTAGTTATGGTTTGGGTCGTCAGTTTGGTGACCAGATTGCATCCGACCCTTTTGATGATTTGAACCCAGAAGCCATGGCGCAAGGCTTAATGGATGCACTTAAAGGGGTAGAAAGCCCGATTGATCCCGTTACTATTGCTAAAGCTTTCCAACAAATCAATGAAGAAATGCAAGCTAAGCAAGCTGAAAGAGCGAAAGAAGCTGCGGCGGAAGGTGAAGCTTTCTTGGCAGAAAATGCAAAGAAAGACAATGTTGTGGTGCTTGAGTCTGGTTTGCAATATGAGATTATCGAAGAAGGAAATGGTGATAAACCATCTGCGGAATCAGTAGTTTCAACGCATTATCACGGTACGTTAATTGATGGAACAGTTTTCGATAGCTCAGTAGAACGTGGGCAACCAGCAGAATTTCCTGTTAACCGTGTGATTGCAGGTTGGACAGAAGCCTTACAATTGATGCCTACGGGTTCTAAGTGGCGTTTGTATATTCCTTACCACTTGGCTTATGGAGAGCAGGGTGCAGGCGGCATGATTGGGCCTTACCAAGCTTTGGTTTTTGATGTTGAATTGTTAGACATTGTTGGCTAG
- a CDS encoding dUTP diphosphatase, whose product MQNKSSIQDMLAMQAALNEMTNGADWRSGKTALGKVIDWRRCIVMETAELIDSYPWKHWKSVDAKTDMENVRVELVDIWHFLLSLSLENFSENEAADLLTKAYESSLDQELSDLSVIVQVEIHEAMMAKALIKSSVTDSYLLALTAAFFKSCQVAELSFEQLYQIYMAKNVLNKFRQDHGYKEGTYIKEWNGKEDNVVMFEIIERMSSFSGDELYISLKETYTKLA is encoded by the coding sequence ATGCAAAACAAAAGTTCAATTCAAGATATGCTTGCCATGCAAGCGGCGTTAAATGAAATGACCAACGGTGCAGATTGGCGCAGCGGTAAAACCGCTTTGGGAAAAGTGATTGATTGGCGTCGTTGTATTGTGATGGAAACGGCAGAGTTGATTGATAGCTACCCTTGGAAGCACTGGAAAAGTGTTGATGCAAAAACGGATATGGAAAATGTGCGTGTTGAGTTGGTGGATATTTGGCATTTTCTATTGAGTTTGTCATTGGAAAATTTTTCGGAAAATGAAGCGGCGGATTTACTGACCAAGGCTTATGAATCAAGTCTGGATCAAGAGCTTAGTGACTTGTCTGTAATCGTACAAGTGGAAATTCACGAAGCCATGATGGCAAAAGCGTTGATTAAATCGTCTGTCACAGACAGTTATTTGTTGGCACTGACAGCGGCGTTTTTTAAATCCTGCCAAGTAGCTGAGTTGAGTTTTGAACAGCTTTATCAAATCTATATGGCTAAAAATGTACTGAATAAATTCCGTCAAGATCACGGTTATAAAGAAGGTACTTACATTAAAGAGTGGAATGGCAAGGAAGATAATGTGGTGATGTTTGAAATCATCGAACGTATGTCTAGCTTTTCCGGCGATGAGCTTTATATTAGCTTAAAAGAAACCTACACCAAACTCGCATAA
- a CDS encoding GlsB/YeaQ/YmgE family stress response membrane protein, producing MDIMNLIIFLAVGALVGWLAGNIMKGSGFGIIGNIIVGVVGAVFGGFIFGLLGITTGGLLGSIVMAVIGAIILLYLISIVKKA from the coding sequence ATGGATATCATGAACTTAATAATTTTTTTAGCAGTGGGTGCGTTGGTCGGTTGGCTTGCGGGCAATATAATGAAAGGCAGTGGATTTGGCATCATAGGTAACATTATCGTCGGCGTTGTTGGCGCAGTATTCGGTGGTTTTATATTTGGCTTACTCGGCATTACAACAGGTGGGTTATTAGGTTCCATTGTGATGGCTGTTATTGGTGCTATTATTTTGTTATACCTTATCAGTATCGTTAAGAAGGCCTAG
- a CDS encoding DUF3185 family protein — MVMGSEYTKKIMGLILLIIGLGLAVWGYQLSDSVGSQITQAVTGSDTDKVMILYIAGAVSFVVGIYFYIKK, encoded by the coding sequence ATGGTAATGGGTTCAGAATATACAAAAAAGATTATGGGTCTTATCCTTTTGATTATAGGGCTTGGACTTGCGGTATGGGGGTATCAATTATCTGACTCAGTCGGTTCACAGATAACGCAAGCTGTTACGGGATCAGATACCGATAAAGTTATGATTTTATATATTGCTGGCGCGGTCAGTTTTGTTGTTGGCATATACTTTTACATCAAAAAATAA
- a CDS encoding [FeFe] hydrogenase, group A encodes MIKVTVNGRSVNLDDGATLLDAAREADVHIPTLCYYPRLPSHAVCRLCLVNVSSENKPQPACKTKAKNGDIVETDTKELIEYRKADAQWLLARHPNDCIRCEVNGSCQFQNLISEYQLEDRWEKLPRGSEEHPEHQLTDHTSPSIWRDISKCIECGLCADACGEPGQQQNIIGFAEHGSGRIPVTVFDQPLSETKCISCGQCTLVCPVGALIETPHWHDVLHTLDAHRRVSAVQVAPATRVAISEEFGMKPGTVSTGRMINALRQIGFDYVFDTNFAADLTIMEEGTEFLTRIKHQKNLPLFTSCCPGWVNWVELNRPDLLPHLSTTKSPQQMHGALTKRGAFARSLGAEFESGETEPYVVSIMPCTAKKDEAARPGVSDDVDRVLTTRELARMIKARGISFNALPDDGEFDNPLGESTGAAQIFGASGGVMEAVVRTATHLIDKENTQPLEWQQLRGVNIGVKCAEIPGIGKIAICNGIAAAQRMLENDDWRDEFVAIEVMACVGGCLGGGGEPKSMDPQILEKRMHAIYEIDKNSTRRRSYENQDVQKLYATELGSPNSEKAHHLLHTHYAPRNSKRLLLMQFLDCVDRRDTETITKLFHPDATWSTASPFGDVQGLSNIQMLIKEKLPPRKYGPQYARHQMASAADIEDLTVITPTGEHCRFDVEVATLSAGNTSKTVIKKLIREVL; translated from the coding sequence ATGATCAAAGTTACCGTTAACGGCAGATCTGTCAACTTGGACGATGGTGCAACTTTGCTTGATGCAGCCAGAGAAGCTGACGTACATATACCAACACTTTGCTACTACCCTCGTTTGCCATCCCACGCCGTTTGCCGCTTATGCCTAGTAAATGTCAGCAGTGAAAACAAACCCCAACCAGCTTGTAAAACAAAAGCCAAAAATGGCGATATTGTCGAAACTGACACCAAAGAATTGATTGAATATCGTAAAGCCGATGCACAATGGCTCTTAGCTCGTCACCCAAACGACTGCATTCGCTGTGAAGTCAATGGTTCATGCCAATTTCAAAACCTTATAAGCGAATATCAACTTGAAGATCGCTGGGAAAAACTACCCAGAGGCTCAGAAGAACACCCAGAACACCAACTCACAGACCACACCTCTCCAAGTATCTGGCGCGATATTTCAAAATGTATCGAGTGCGGATTGTGTGCCGATGCCTGTGGCGAGCCAGGTCAACAACAAAACATTATCGGATTTGCAGAGCATGGTTCAGGACGCATCCCTGTCACCGTTTTTGACCAACCGCTTTCAGAAACAAAATGTATTTCCTGCGGACAATGTACATTGGTTTGCCCCGTTGGGGCTTTGATTGAAACACCGCACTGGCATGACGTGCTTCATACCCTTGATGCGCACAGACGCGTGTCCGCCGTACAGGTTGCTCCGGCAACACGCGTTGCCATCAGTGAAGAGTTCGGCATGAAACCCGGCACTGTCAGTACAGGGCGCATGATTAATGCCTTAAGACAAATTGGTTTTGATTATGTATTTGATACCAATTTCGCTGCCGACTTGACCATTATGGAAGAAGGTACCGAGTTTTTAACGCGTATAAAACACCAAAAGAATTTACCCTTATTTACGTCATGCTGTCCAGGCTGGGTAAACTGGGTTGAACTTAACCGACCAGACTTATTGCCACACCTGAGCACCACAAAATCACCGCAACAAATGCATGGTGCATTGACCAAACGCGGTGCCTTTGCTCGATCACTCGGTGCTGAATTTGAGTCGGGCGAAACAGAACCTTATGTTGTCAGTATCATGCCCTGCACCGCCAAAAAAGACGAAGCTGCGCGCCCTGGTGTGTCTGACGACGTCGATAGAGTTCTCACTACCCGAGAGCTTGCAAGAATGATCAAAGCCCGAGGCATTTCATTCAACGCCTTGCCCGATGATGGCGAATTCGACAACCCGCTCGGTGAAAGCACTGGTGCCGCGCAAATCTTCGGAGCATCTGGCGGGGTTATGGAAGCTGTTGTACGCACTGCAACGCACCTGATTGATAAAGAAAACACTCAGCCACTGGAATGGCAGCAGCTACGTGGCGTCAATATTGGGGTCAAATGCGCTGAGATTCCCGGCATCGGTAAAATTGCCATTTGCAACGGCATTGCCGCAGCACAACGTATGCTAGAAAATGACGACTGGCGAGATGAGTTTGTTGCCATTGAAGTGATGGCATGCGTTGGTGGTTGCTTGGGCGGTGGTGGTGAACCCAAGTCCATGGATCCGCAGATATTAGAAAAACGTATGCACGCCATTTATGAGATCGATAAAAATTCTACACGTCGACGCTCTTATGAAAATCAAGACGTTCAAAAGCTCTATGCAACTGAACTAGGCAGCCCAAACTCCGAAAAAGCACATCATTTGCTACACACACATTATGCACCTCGTAACTCTAAACGCCTTCTTCTCATGCAATTCCTAGATTGTGTGGATAGACGTGATACTGAAACAATCACCAAACTGTTTCACCCGGATGCCACCTGGTCAACAGCCTCGCCATTCGGAGACGTTCAGGGATTATCGAATATTCAGATGTTAATTAAAGAAAAACTTCCGCCACGAAAATACGGTCCTCAATACGCTCGTCATCAAATGGCATCCGCCGCAGATATTGAAGATTTAACGGTAATTACGCCTACGGGCGAACACTGTCGATTTGATGTAGAAGTAGCGACCTTATCAGCTGGAAATACATCAAAAACGGTCATAAAGAAATTGATTAGAGAAGTGCTGTAA
- a CDS encoding DEAD/DEAH box helicase: MSFSKLGLADPIVKAVAELGYDTPTEIQQQAIPIILSGKDLMAAAQTGTGKTASFVLPLLEKLNTDGELRGRSIRALILAPTRELAVQVENNIVDYAKHLNLSSLVVYGGTDLEPQKQRLLQGVDLLVATPGRLLDLAYQRALFFEDLEFLVLDEADRMLDMGFVDEINKIIDRLPVKRQSLLFSATLTDDVRYLADTVSHNAVEISVSPQNKAAPKIHQWLVTVDKDTKSALLSHLINEQHWDQALIFVEKKHSAAKLVEQLGKRDILADSIHSGRSQAMREQVLSDFKSGKLKYLIATGIAARGIDIDNLSRVVNYDLPYPAEEYIHRIGRTGRAGASGEAISLVSKDDFKNLCAIESLLGHIIQRIEIEGFPVKKTVPISILNYQPKNKR; encoded by the coding sequence ATGTCATTTTCAAAACTTGGATTAGCAGACCCTATCGTCAAAGCGGTTGCCGAGCTAGGATATGACACGCCTACTGAAATCCAGCAACAGGCGATTCCGATTATTTTATCGGGCAAAGACCTTATGGCTGCGGCACAGACGGGAACAGGTAAAACCGCTAGTTTTGTTTTGCCGCTGTTGGAAAAACTGAATACAGATGGTGAGTTACGTGGTCGTTCTATCCGTGCCCTCATCCTTGCGCCCACGCGTGAACTGGCGGTGCAGGTTGAGAACAATATTGTGGATTATGCCAAACATTTAAACCTGAGTTCATTGGTAGTTTATGGCGGTACAGATTTAGAACCGCAAAAGCAACGACTGTTGCAAGGCGTTGATCTTCTTGTGGCGACACCGGGAAGACTGTTAGACTTGGCCTATCAACGTGCCCTGTTCTTTGAGGATTTAGAGTTTCTGGTTTTAGATGAAGCCGATAGAATGCTCGATATGGGCTTTGTTGATGAAATCAATAAGATTATCGACCGTCTGCCCGTTAAGCGCCAAAGCCTGTTGTTTTCCGCCACACTGACAGATGATGTGCGTTACTTGGCTGACACGGTTTCCCATAATGCGGTTGAAATATCGGTTTCACCTCAAAACAAGGCAGCCCCGAAAATACACCAATGGTTGGTTACGGTAGACAAAGATACCAAGTCCGCACTTTTGAGTCATTTGATTAACGAACAACACTGGGATCAGGCGCTGATTTTTGTTGAGAAAAAACACTCCGCTGCCAAACTGGTCGAACAGCTTGGCAAGCGCGATATCCTTGCCGATTCCATCCACAGTGGCAGAAGCCAAGCGATGCGAGAACAGGTTTTATCTGATTTCAAATCAGGAAAATTGAAATACTTGATCGCCACAGGCATTGCTGCCCGTGGAATCGACATAGACAATCTTAGCCGAGTGGTGAACTACGACCTACCTTATCCGGCTGAAGAATACATTCACCGCATCGGCCGCACAGGTAGAGCCGGTGCCTCTGGCGAAGCCATCTCTCTAGTATCGAAAGATGACTTCAAAAACCTTTGCGCCATTGAAAGCTTATTGGGGCATATCATCCAACGTATAGAAATCGAGGGCTTTCCGGTCAAAAAGACCGTACCCATCTCGATTCTGAATTACCAACCGAAAAATAAAAGATAG
- a CDS encoding DEAD/DEAH box helicase: MKFTELGLNAQITQAVSNTGYTTPTPIQAQAIPAILEGHDLMAAAQTGTGKTAAFTLPLLEKLSQGRKAQSNQARALILTPTRELALQVSESVETYGKELALTSTVVYGGVKINPQMQKLRKGVDILVATPGRLLDLYQQNAVRFDHLEILVLDEADRMLDMGFIRDIKKILTLLPKKRQNLLFSATFSNDIRALAKGLVHNPVEISVTPKNSTAETVKQKIYPVDKSQKTNLLIQLIKDHAWYQVLVFTRTKHGANRLATQLEKNGIKAAAIHGNKTQSARVRALNAFKENSIQVLVATDIAARGIDIDLLPHVVNFDLPNVSEDYVHRIGRTGRAGESGEAISLVCAEEFSELVGIENLINQILPREIVKGFEPKNALGESKLGLKPKKPKKPKKPKVWQEKSEGKVSHTADNRNANKGSQRPNPKNNNQRRNRKPKPAASHNTNKQT, encoded by the coding sequence ATGAAATTTACTGAACTTGGCTTAAACGCCCAAATCACTCAAGCCGTTAGCAATACCGGCTATACAACACCAACTCCTATTCAGGCACAGGCGATTCCTGCGATTTTGGAAGGTCATGACCTCATGGCGGCCGCCCAAACGGGCACAGGAAAAACCGCTGCCTTCACACTACCTTTGCTAGAAAAACTTTCGCAAGGTCGTAAAGCGCAATCCAATCAAGCGCGCGCATTGATATTAACGCCAACACGAGAACTCGCACTGCAAGTCAGTGAGAGCGTTGAAACCTATGGTAAAGAACTAGCTTTAACGTCTACCGTGGTTTATGGGGGCGTCAAAATTAACCCACAAATGCAAAAGCTTCGCAAAGGTGTAGACATATTGGTTGCCACACCTGGTCGATTGCTAGACCTGTATCAACAAAATGCTGTTCGTTTCGATCACTTGGAAATCCTCGTGCTGGATGAAGCCGATCGCATGTTGGATATGGGCTTTATTCGTGACATCAAAAAAATTCTGACATTACTGCCTAAGAAACGCCAAAACCTACTATTTTCAGCCACCTTTTCTAATGACATTCGTGCCTTGGCAAAAGGCTTGGTTCATAATCCAGTAGAAATTTCAGTCACCCCAAAGAACTCAACCGCAGAAACTGTTAAACAGAAAATTTATCCTGTCGATAAATCGCAAAAAACTAATTTGCTGATTCAACTGATTAAAGATCATGCTTGGTATCAAGTGCTTGTCTTTACCCGAACCAAGCATGGTGCTAACCGGCTTGCCACGCAATTAGAAAAAAACGGCATTAAAGCCGCCGCCATTCATGGAAATAAAACTCAAAGCGCGCGCGTTAGAGCACTTAATGCCTTTAAAGAAAACAGCATACAAGTACTGGTTGCCACTGATATTGCTGCACGAGGGATTGACATCGATTTGCTGCCACATGTGGTGAATTTTGATTTACCGAATGTATCAGAAGATTATGTTCACCGAATCGGGCGAACAGGTCGTGCTGGAGAAAGTGGTGAAGCCATTTCACTGGTTTGTGCTGAAGAATTCAGTGAATTAGTCGGTATTGAAAACCTGATTAATCAAATTCTACCAAGGGAAATCGTGAAAGGTTTTGAACCAAAAAATGCATTAGGAGAGTCTAAGCTTGGTCTAAAACCAAAGAAACCTAAAAAGCCTAAGAAACCAAAAGTTTGGCAAGAAAAGTCAGAGGGAAAAGTTAGTCATACTGCTGATAACAGAAATGCCAACAAAGGGTCTCAACGCCCTAACCCTAAAAACAACAATCAAAGACGAAACCGCAAACCTAAACCAGCAGCTAGTCATAACACCAACAAACAGACCTAG